From one Sulfuricurvum sp. IAE1 genomic stretch:
- a CDS encoding methyl-accepting chemotaxis protein: protein MGWFGDDSALKNELYDLKKAYEAMEEENRRLQDRLRECEALNAEQPASHQCENATALMTYQNEQLKRNLLDIQGNMAASVASSRENIAQSTSLLENIIDLGDKASGISSTLEGLNALALDSMGTVQALSERAQDVASILGLIKDISDQTNLLALNAAIEAARAGEHGRGFAVVADEVRKLADRTDKAISEIHISLQSMKQDVTTIGEKFENIQESISESNESIGTFTTNMHTNAQMMRETFGSTEHTAERVFMSLAKLDHVLWKVNTYLSAVTRKEQFAFVDHHNCRLGKWYEQGEGAQFFKQTPSYGALETPHSIVHNTTHKIFDLLHSESIGSDKMVRAFEEMEHASDGVFTTLDRMLQEKQ, encoded by the coding sequence ATGGGTTGGTTCGGCGATGACAGCGCACTGAAAAACGAGCTTTACGATCTGAAAAAAGCGTATGAGGCGATGGAGGAAGAGAACCGCCGCCTGCAGGATCGTCTCCGCGAATGCGAAGCGTTGAACGCTGAGCAGCCCGCATCGCATCAATGCGAAAACGCTACCGCCTTGATGACGTACCAAAACGAACAGCTTAAGCGCAATCTCCTCGACATTCAGGGGAACATGGCGGCATCCGTCGCTTCGTCACGCGAAAACATCGCCCAGTCCACTTCATTGCTGGAAAACATCATTGACCTGGGCGACAAAGCGTCAGGGATATCCAGCACGCTTGAAGGGCTCAATGCACTGGCGCTTGATTCGATGGGGACGGTTCAGGCTCTCTCCGAACGGGCGCAGGACGTCGCGAGCATCCTGGGGCTCATCAAGGATATTTCAGACCAGACCAACCTGCTTGCCCTGAATGCCGCGATCGAAGCGGCGAGAGCGGGTGAACACGGGCGCGGATTTGCGGTCGTGGCCGACGAAGTCCGCAAGCTTGCCGACCGAACGGACAAGGCAATCAGTGAAATCCACATTTCACTCCAGTCGATGAAACAAGACGTCACCACGATCGGCGAGAAATTCGAAAATATTCAGGAGAGCATTTCCGAATCCAACGAGTCGATCGGAACATTCACCACGAACATGCATACGAACGCGCAGATGATGCGCGAAACGTTCGGAAGTACCGAACACACCGCAGAACGGGTCTTTATGAGCCTGGCGAAACTTGATCACGTTTTGTGGAAAGTCAACACTTATCTCTCCGCCGTCACCCGTAAAGAGCAGTTCGCTTTCGTCGATCACCACAACTGCCGTCTGGGCAAATGGTACGAGCAGGGTGAAGGGGCGCAGTTTTTCAAACAAACCCCGAGTTACGGAGCCCTGGAAACTCCTCATTCGATTGTCCATAACACAACGCACAAGATTTTTGATCTGCTCCACAGCGAGAGCATCGGCTCGGACAAAATGGTACGCGCTTTCGAAGAGATGGAACATGCGAGTGACGGTGTGTTTACGACGCTTGACCGCATGCTGCAAGAAAAACAGTGA
- a CDS encoding NADH-quinone oxidoreductase subunit B family protein, protein MAQHQVNYLKDGGLPVALTTIDKVVNWGRSNSLWALTYGLACCGIEMMASGASRYDFDRFGTIFRASPRQAELMIVAGTLTKKHAEFIRRLYDQMTEPKWVISMGSCANTGGMFNTYATVQGVDRVIPVDLYLPGCAPRPETLQYAVMLLQQKIRRESANKSQKPKRLM, encoded by the coding sequence ATGGCACAACATCAAGTAAATTATCTCAAAGACGGCGGTTTGCCCGTCGCATTGACCACCATCGACAAAGTGGTCAACTGGGGACGTTCGAATTCTTTGTGGGCACTCACGTACGGTTTGGCATGCTGCGGTATCGAAATGATGGCGTCGGGTGCATCGCGCTACGACTTCGACCGTTTCGGCACGATTTTCCGGGCCTCTCCGCGTCAGGCGGAACTGATGATCGTCGCGGGGACTCTGACGAAAAAACACGCCGAGTTCATCCGCCGTCTGTACGATCAGATGACCGAACCCAAATGGGTCATCTCGATGGGATCGTGCGCCAACACCGGCGGTATGTTCAACACCTACGCGACCGTTCAGGGGGTTGACCGCGTCATCCCGGTCGACCTGTACCTCCCCGGGTGTGCCCCGCGTCCCGAAACGCTCCAATACGCGGTGATGCTGCTCCAGCAGAAAATCCGCCGCGAGAGCGCGAACAAATCACAAAAACCAAAAAGGTTGATGTAA
- a CDS encoding NAD(P)H-quinone oxidoreductase subunit 3 codes for MEHYNVANPYFGVFVLFVLTFGAFYATTVIARLASRALAAKDTEKLKLTVYECGPEVTKQPNRISTQFYLFALLFLLFDVEIVFMFPWAIDFKLLGWFGFAEMMMFILLLAIGFVYAWKKGALEWHNIK; via the coding sequence ATGGAGCATTACAACGTCGCAAATCCTTATTTCGGGGTATTTGTACTGTTTGTGTTGACGTTCGGGGCGTTTTATGCCACGACGGTAATAGCACGCCTAGCCAGCCGCGCTTTGGCGGCCAAAGATACGGAAAAGCTGAAGCTGACGGTATACGAATGCGGACCGGAGGTAACCAAACAACCGAACCGTATTTCGACGCAGTTTTACCTGTTCGCGCTGCTGTTTTTGCTGTTTGACGTGGAAATCGTATTCATGTTTCCATGGGCAATCGATTTTAAATTACTCGGCTGGTTCGGTTTCGCCGAGATGATGATGTTCATCTTGTTGCTGGCGATCGGATTTGTTTACGCGTGGAAGAAAGGGGCGCTCGAATGGCACAACATCAAGTAA